In Nocardia yunnanensis, one DNA window encodes the following:
- a CDS encoding oligosaccharide flippase family protein, translating to MGSVGSILRDIGLVTFGKYGQYVITLVTVPLLARMLGPHGTGLLAIGMSSYFIGSLAVDLGVTSFLAAKVPEDDPGHLEVNRLRGTYLAIRAATLTLIGTALLLSLAVGVAPKLHMVLLGLFAGGFWSISEDWLLIGQGRFGSSTMYQGVGRIGYLGLLVALIPRFPTASMALVCLLASSVCTVGLTWWDSFRRYGPPARPYGVKAVLRMAAPIFTSRLLVTGYGQGSAAVYGAVLEAASLGLYSAGDRLVRAIQSTLDPIGFALLPRMARRSTHDQFWRNQIQMLIGCVTLACLAVVAVWVLAPVLIHTIYTHDFDGAIPMLRVEILILPATTITSYVTTAVLPVKQDTLGVLIGAIIGTCVAAVALTAAWRTQSVWTLVYGTVSAEIGVALWYIIRVRWLMVRERTARRGPVEPDAALLSEGDLA from the coding sequence CTGGGCAGCGTCGGCAGCATCCTCCGCGATATCGGGCTGGTGACCTTCGGCAAGTACGGCCAGTACGTCATCACGCTGGTCACCGTGCCGCTGCTGGCCCGCATGCTGGGCCCGCACGGCACCGGTCTGCTCGCCATCGGGATGTCCTCGTATTTCATCGGTTCGCTCGCGGTGGACCTGGGCGTCACCTCGTTCCTGGCCGCCAAGGTGCCCGAGGACGATCCCGGTCATCTCGAGGTGAATCGGCTGCGCGGCACCTATCTCGCGATCCGCGCCGCCACCCTCACGCTCATCGGCACGGCACTGCTGCTGAGCCTGGCGGTCGGGGTGGCGCCCAAACTGCACATGGTGCTGCTGGGCCTGTTCGCCGGTGGCTTCTGGTCGATTTCGGAGGACTGGCTGCTCATCGGGCAGGGCCGGTTCGGCAGTTCCACCATGTATCAGGGCGTGGGCCGCATCGGGTATCTCGGTTTGCTGGTGGCGCTGATCCCCCGCTTCCCCACCGCCTCGATGGCGCTGGTGTGCCTGCTCGCCTCCTCGGTGTGCACGGTCGGACTGACCTGGTGGGACTCCTTCCGCCGCTACGGCCCGCCCGCGCGGCCCTACGGGGTGAAGGCCGTGCTGCGCATGGCCGCACCGATTTTCACCTCCCGGCTGCTGGTCACCGGGTACGGCCAGGGGTCGGCGGCGGTCTACGGCGCGGTGCTGGAGGCGGCGTCGCTGGGCCTGTACTCGGCGGGCGACCGGCTGGTGCGGGCCATCCAGTCGACGCTGGACCCGATCGGATTCGCGCTGCTGCCGCGCATGGCCCGGCGCAGCACGCACGATCAGTTCTGGCGCAATCAGATTCAGATGCTGATCGGCTGTGTGACGCTGGCCTGCCTGGCCGTGGTGGCGGTGTGGGTGCTGGCTCCGGTGCTCATCCACACCATCTACACCCACGATTTCGACGGCGCGATTCCCATGCTGCGCGTGGAGATCCTCATTCTGCCCGCCACCACCATCACCTCGTACGTGACCACCGCGGTGCTGCCGGTCAAACAGGACACGCTGGGCGTGCTGATCGGCGCGATCATCGGCACCTGCGTGGCGGCGGTCGCGCTGACCGCGGCCTGGCGCACCCAGTCGGTGTGGACCCTGGTCTACGGCACCGTTTCCGCGGAAATCGGTGTCGCACTGTGGTACATCATCCGGGTGCGGTGGCTCATGGTCCGGGAACGGACCGCCCGGCGGGGGCCGGTCGAACCGGACGCCGCACTGCTGAGCGAGGGGGATCTGGCGTGA
- a CDS encoding glycosyltransferase family 4 protein, which yields MTTPTAVFLAHTAAPSGAELATLRLVSAMPETRTAIVYAADGPMLRLAAERGIQTRVVRSDFDSRAMTIDKAGVRSLVAGGLGLLRLGWRIGATLRELDATVLVAGSTKAMLMGAVAARRARIPLVWHVHDRISGDYFGRTLALIIRLLGWTLARGVIANSRGTLASLYTWRRAALVAYPGVEFPAEGDGTERDQRPARETVIAVVGRLAPWKGQDLFLRALADVKIQPREVFLVGGTFFDEEHYRAELETLATALGLPVTFTGHVDDPEAYLRHADILVHCSVLPEPFGQVVVEGMRAGCAVVATRPGGPEEIVEPGVNGLLVPAGDRAALTSALDTLIADQELRAKLADAARVRARDFDVAESGRQVTAFLGDPRVAGAPLGMSSYFSGMSSYFSGRLRRRWPRG from the coding sequence ATGACGACACCCACCGCCGTCTTCCTGGCGCACACCGCGGCCCCCTCGGGAGCCGAACTGGCGACCCTGCGCCTGGTCTCGGCCATGCCCGAGACCCGCACGGCGATCGTGTACGCCGCGGACGGCCCGATGCTGCGGCTGGCCGCCGAACGCGGCATCCAGACACGGGTGGTGCGTTCGGATTTCGACTCGCGCGCCATGACCATCGACAAGGCGGGCGTCCGCAGCCTCGTCGCGGGCGGGCTCGGACTGCTGCGGCTGGGCTGGCGGATCGGCGCCACCCTGCGCGAACTGGACGCGACGGTGCTGGTGGCGGGGAGCACCAAGGCCATGCTCATGGGCGCCGTGGCGGCGCGGCGGGCGCGGATTCCGCTGGTGTGGCATGTGCACGACCGGATTTCGGGCGACTACTTCGGGCGCACGCTGGCGTTGATCATCCGGCTGCTCGGCTGGACGCTGGCCCGCGGCGTCATCGCCAACAGCCGCGGCACCCTGGCCTCGCTCTACACCTGGCGCCGAGCCGCGCTCGTCGCCTACCCGGGCGTCGAATTCCCCGCCGAAGGCGACGGCACCGAACGGGACCAGCGGCCCGCCCGCGAGACCGTGATCGCGGTCGTCGGCAGGCTCGCCCCGTGGAAGGGACAGGATCTGTTCCTGCGCGCCCTCGCGGACGTGAAAATCCAGCCGCGCGAGGTCTTTCTGGTCGGCGGCACCTTCTTCGACGAGGAGCACTACCGGGCCGAACTCGAGACGCTGGCCACGGCCCTCGGCCTGCCGGTCACCTTCACCGGGCACGTGGACGATCCGGAAGCCTATCTGCGGCACGCGGATATCCTGGTGCACTGCTCGGTGCTGCCCGAACCGTTCGGGCAGGTGGTGGTCGAGGGCATGCGCGCCGGATGCGCGGTCGTCGCGACCCGGCCGGGCGGACCCGAGGAGATCGTCGAGCCGGGAGTGAACGGCCTGCTGGTGCCCGCGGGCGACCGCGCGGCCCTCACCAGCGCGCTCGACACGCTCATCGCCGATCAGGAACTGCGCGCCAAGCTCGCGGACGCGGCACGGGTGCGGGCCCGGGATTTCGACGTGGCCGAATCCGGTCGGCAGGTCACCGCCTTCCTCGGCGACCCGCGGGTGGCGGGCGCGCCGCTCGGAATGTCCTCGTATTTCAGCGGCATGTCCTCGTATTTCAGCGGCCGGCTCCGAAGGCGGTGGCCGCGTGGATGA
- a CDS encoding glycosyltransferase family 4 protein — protein MHMTGAEWFSATHGGLNRYFTDLYAALARDDEMIVSAKAFGQPPAGAGSWGPIGGSTLARARTALLDREHLAPGTVLDRHFGLYGPVAVRNPLVVHFHGPWAAESRMAGESATAVRAKYLLERIRYARADRFVVLSEHFARLLAGDYGVRADRIRVIAPGVDLDRFQVAEDATAGGTVLCVRRLENRMGIDVLIRAWAQVVRAHPDARLVIVGTGTAETELRALAADAPSIRFTGSVSDAQLSELYAEADVTVVPSLALEGFGLIALESLAAGRAPIVSDCGGLPDSVRELDATLLVPPGEPDALAARLVTALDGERPTAKQCRAHAETFSWTVAARRHRDLYAELTGR, from the coding sequence GTGCATATGACCGGGGCTGAGTGGTTTTCGGCCACTCACGGGGGACTCAATCGGTACTTCACCGATCTGTACGCGGCGCTGGCCCGGGACGACGAAATGATCGTCAGCGCAAAGGCTTTCGGGCAACCACCGGCCGGAGCCGGATCGTGGGGTCCGATCGGCGGATCCACGCTCGCGCGGGCCCGGACGGCACTCCTGGATCGGGAGCACCTCGCGCCGGGAACCGTGCTGGATCGGCACTTCGGCCTGTATGGGCCTGTGGCGGTACGCAATCCGCTGGTGGTGCACTTCCACGGACCGTGGGCGGCGGAGAGCCGGATGGCGGGCGAGAGCGCGACAGCGGTGCGGGCCAAGTACCTGCTCGAACGCATCCGCTACGCGCGCGCGGATCGATTCGTGGTGCTGTCGGAGCACTTCGCACGGTTGCTGGCCGGCGACTACGGGGTGCGGGCGGACCGGATCCGGGTGATCGCGCCCGGCGTGGATCTCGACCGGTTCCAGGTCGCCGAGGACGCCACCGCCGGCGGCACCGTGCTGTGTGTGCGCCGGCTCGAGAATCGCATGGGCATCGATGTGCTGATTCGCGCCTGGGCGCAGGTGGTGCGCGCCCACCCCGACGCCCGGCTGGTGATCGTCGGAACCGGTACGGCCGAAACCGAATTGCGGGCGCTGGCGGCGGATGCGCCGTCGATCCGTTTCACCGGGTCGGTGTCGGACGCGCAGCTCAGCGAGCTGTACGCCGAGGCCGACGTGACCGTGGTGCCGTCGCTGGCGCTCGAGGGTTTCGGGCTCATCGCGCTGGAATCGCTGGCCGCCGGCCGCGCGCCCATCGTCTCCGACTGCGGCGGCCTACCGGATTCGGTGCGCGAGCTGGACGCCACACTGCTGGTGCCGCCCGGCGAGCCCGACGCCCTCGCCGCCCGCCTCGTCACCGCGCTGGACGGCGAGCGGCCCACCGCCAAACAGTGCCGCGCCCATGCCGAGACGTTCTCCTGGACGGTGGCGGCCCGCCGCCACCGCGACCTCTACGCGGAGCTCACCGGCCGATGA